The following are encoded together in the Pedobacter steynii genome:
- a CDS encoding DUF3857 domain-containing protein encodes MMRSLILGLLTFTAFPCFSQSPYATDLVPSNLKSRANSVIREMETTVDMRATDQVIMTVKKVVTVWNKSGDPRAELVIYYDKSSSIQRVKGQVLDAMGNLNTKFSLSDFNDQSAVSDGSLFVDYRLKYYSPIVTTYPYTVVYEYEIRNKQNLIIPDWYANAYPDQSVEKNKYTFISRPGDEIRIREYNYAGKSEVLKSEKSTSYTWQLSNKPAFKAEPYAPDPERYQTYVKIAAKQFSYYGYKGSYQNWDELGKWVYNDLIKGRQALPEGAIQTVTELVKGIDNDREKAKKIYEYVQKKNRYISVQIGIGGLQPMQATEVHQLSYGDCKALVNYTQSLLQAANIPSLYCVVNAGSRKKNMDPDFASVEQGNHIILAVPMKTDTVWLECTSSDNPFGFLGDFTDDRTVLACTPEGGKLLKTPALTSEMNTQKRKAQLQVDAQGSITGKLNTIFSGSQYDNYQHMVAEPYTEQLKLLKDHYDVDNINFSDFKLVQDKGSNPNTRESFNLDIQKYAAKNNDLFYLELNAFNKTRTIPEVRNRTLPVYINRGYTDDDELIYQLPEGFKVETKPDNKLIISPFGTYSSSLKIEGKTLTYKRILQLKDGNYPAEKYEEFSNFMSNVNAADHAKLIYKLN; translated from the coding sequence ATGATGAGGAGTTTAATCCTTGGGTTATTGACATTTACAGCCTTTCCTTGTTTTTCTCAATCGCCATATGCAACTGATCTGGTTCCATCAAACTTAAAAAGCCGGGCAAATTCGGTGATCCGGGAAATGGAAACTACCGTAGACATGCGGGCAACTGACCAGGTCATTATGACCGTAAAAAAGGTCGTTACCGTCTGGAATAAGAGTGGCGATCCAAGGGCAGAACTCGTAATTTATTACGACAAAAGCAGCAGCATCCAACGGGTCAAAGGACAGGTTCTCGATGCAATGGGAAACCTGAATACCAAATTTTCTCTCAGTGATTTTAACGACCAGAGCGCAGTTAGTGATGGAAGTCTGTTTGTAGATTACCGGCTGAAATATTATTCACCAATTGTCACGACTTACCCCTATACTGTGGTATATGAATATGAAATCAGGAACAAGCAAAACCTGATCATTCCCGATTGGTATGCAAATGCCTATCCCGACCAGTCTGTCGAAAAAAACAAATATACTTTTATCTCCAGGCCGGGTGATGAAATCAGGATCAGGGAATACAATTATGCCGGAAAATCAGAAGTACTAAAGTCTGAAAAATCAACGAGTTACACCTGGCAGCTCAGCAATAAACCGGCTTTTAAAGCGGAACCTTATGCTCCGGATCCCGAACGTTATCAGACCTATGTAAAAATCGCCGCCAAACAATTCAGTTATTATGGATACAAGGGTAGCTATCAGAATTGGGACGAGCTGGGGAAATGGGTATATAATGATCTGATTAAAGGCAGACAAGCCCTTCCTGAAGGTGCCATACAGACCGTTACGGAACTCGTAAAAGGAATAGACAACGACCGTGAAAAGGCAAAAAAGATCTATGAATATGTTCAAAAGAAAAACCGGTATATCAGCGTTCAGATTGGCATAGGTGGTCTGCAACCCATGCAGGCAACAGAAGTTCATCAGCTGTCTTACGGAGATTGTAAAGCCCTGGTAAATTATACACAAAGCCTTTTGCAGGCTGCCAATATTCCTTCTTTATATTGTGTGGTCAATGCAGGAAGCAGAAAGAAGAATATGGATCCTGATTTTGCAAGTGTAGAACAGGGCAATCACATTATTCTGGCTGTCCCGATGAAAACGGATACCGTCTGGCTGGAATGCACCAGCTCAGATAATCCCTTTGGTTTCCTTGGAGATTTTACCGACGACCGTACTGTTCTTGCCTGTACTCCGGAGGGAGGAAAGTTATTAAAAACTCCTGCCCTGACCAGTGAAATGAATACACAGAAGAGAAAAGCTCAGCTTCAGGTAGATGCTCAGGGATCTATAACCGGAAAACTAAACACCATCTTCAGTGGTTCACAATACGACAATTATCAGCATATGGTTGCTGAACCTTATACCGAACAGCTGAAGTTGTTAAAAGACCACTACGATGTGGACAACATTAATTTCAGCGATTTCAAACTCGTTCAGGACAAGGGTTCAAATCCAAATACCCGGGAATCTTTCAACCTGGACATTCAGAAATATGCGGCTAAAAATAATGACCTGTTTTATCTCGAATTAAACGCTTTTAATAAAACCCGTACCATTCCTGAAGTCAGAAACAGGACTTTGCCGGTATACATTAACAGAGGCTACACAGACGATGACGAACTCATTTACCAGCTTCCGGAGGGTTTTAAGGTAGAAACAAAGCCAGACAATAAGCTGATCATCAGCCCGTTCGGAACCTATAGCTCCAGCCTTAAAATCGAAGGAAAAACCCTGACTTATAAAAGGATACTGCAACTAAAAGACGGAAACTATCCGGCAGAGAAATACGAAGAATTCAGCAATTTCATGAGCAATGTAAATGCGGCAGACCATGCTAAATTAATTTATAAGTTAAACTAG
- a CDS encoding C40 family peptidase, whose protein sequence is MMTIDHTVLKGRLKSLLFLMVLMVLVACGSRKKTVSTSTAARTAMAMSNLKSKPLYRFITDWTGVRYRLGGLDKRGVDCSGFAFLLQKNIYGNELPRRSSDQATVIRTKSVSQLKEGDLIFFSFGGGAVDHVGVYLNNNYFVHASTTRGVVVDDLNLPAYQRALVKAGSIKN, encoded by the coding sequence ATGATGACCATTGATCACACTGTTCTCAAAGGAAGATTAAAATCGTTACTTTTTTTAATGGTGCTGATGGTACTGGTTGCCTGTGGTTCCAGAAAGAAAACAGTCAGCACCAGTACGGCGGCCAGAACAGCGATGGCCATGTCGAATCTTAAAAGTAAACCTTTATACCGTTTTATTACCGATTGGACAGGGGTAAGGTATCGTTTGGGTGGTTTGGATAAAAGAGGGGTGGATTGTTCGGGCTTTGCTTTTTTGCTGCAGAAGAATATTTATGGAAATGAACTGCCCCGAAGGTCAAGTGATCAGGCAACAGTGATCAGGACCAAAAGTGTGAGTCAGCTAAAAGAAGGAGACCTGATCTTTTTCTCTTTTGGTGGCGGTGCGGTAGACCATGTAGGGGTTTATCTCAATAATAACTATTTTGTCCATGCTTCCACTACACGTGGTGTGGTGGTAGACGACCTGAACTTACCAGCTTATCAGCGGGCATTGGTGAAAGCAGGATCTATAAAAAACTAA
- the mutS gene encoding DNA mismatch repair protein MutS → MAKDKTKETPLMQQYNAIKAKYPGALLLFRVGDFYETFGEDAVKTSQILGIVLTRRGNGPGGHIELAGFPHHSLDNYLSKLVRAGQRVAICDQLEDPKTTKTIVKRGVTELVTPGVAYNDNILSQKSNNYLASVYFDKAGMGVSFLDISTGEFYVAQGNAEYIDKLLQGFKPNEVIFQKTKRKEFLELFGDKFYTFHLDDWAFTTDYATETLTKHFEVNSLKGFGVDKLQIGIIAAGVVLHYLNETEHRNLKHITSISRLEEDKYMWLDRFTIRNLELVSSANDNAVTLFQVLDHTSTPMGARLLHRWIIMPLKELKPIEERLGMVEFLVKDEALVEEFLNHIKQIGDLERLISKVGLLKVGPRELCQLKKALYHIESVKEIATASGNPFLMALADQLDPCLSIREKLERELQQDPPALLIKGNVIADGVNEELDRLRKISFGGKDYLVEIQKREAASTGIPSLKVAFNNVFGYYLEVTHTHKDKVPADWIRKQTLVSAERYITPELKEYEEQILGAEEKIMQIEVRLYGELMFLVSAYIKQIQLNAFSIAQLDVLLCFAQLAVKNHYVKPVVNKTKNLDIKGGRHPVIEKRLPVGEEYITNDVFLDNETQQIIIITGPNMSGKSAILRQTGLIVLMAQMGCFVPAKAATLGLVDKIFTRVGASDNLSSGESTFMVEMNETASILNNISDNSLILLDEIGRGTSTYDGISIAWAIAEFLHTHPTAKPKTLFATHYHELNELANTMSRIKNFNVSIKEVGNKVIFLRKLVPGGSEHSFGIHVAKMAGMPPKLINRANEILKKLEIDRTEGQSIKDSIKKVQNQAYQLHMFAIDDPVLLKIRDTLNNLDVNVLTPVEALLKLDEIQRIIKE, encoded by the coding sequence TTGGCTAAAGATAAAACTAAAGAGACACCTTTAATGCAACAGTACAATGCTATTAAAGCAAAGTATCCGGGTGCATTACTATTGTTCAGAGTTGGCGACTTTTATGAAACATTTGGTGAAGATGCGGTGAAAACTTCTCAGATTCTGGGAATTGTATTGACAAGAAGGGGAAATGGACCTGGAGGGCACATTGAACTGGCTGGGTTTCCCCATCATTCTTTAGACAATTACCTGTCGAAACTGGTTCGCGCGGGCCAAAGGGTAGCGATTTGTGACCAGCTGGAAGATCCCAAAACCACCAAAACAATTGTAAAACGTGGAGTAACAGAACTGGTTACCCCTGGGGTTGCTTACAATGATAACATCCTGAGCCAGAAATCGAATAATTATCTGGCCTCGGTTTATTTTGATAAAGCGGGAATGGGTGTTTCTTTTCTTGATATCTCTACGGGAGAGTTTTACGTTGCTCAAGGAAATGCGGAGTATATCGATAAGCTTTTGCAGGGTTTTAAACCTAATGAAGTCATCTTTCAAAAGACAAAAAGAAAAGAGTTTTTGGAGCTTTTCGGTGATAAGTTTTACACTTTTCATCTGGACGACTGGGCTTTTACGACTGATTACGCTACAGAAACCCTGACCAAACATTTTGAGGTCAACTCACTGAAAGGTTTTGGCGTAGATAAATTGCAGATCGGTATTATTGCTGCCGGGGTAGTGCTTCATTACCTGAATGAAACCGAACACCGTAATTTAAAACATATTACTTCTATTTCCCGGTTAGAGGAAGATAAATACATGTGGCTGGATCGTTTTACAATCCGCAACCTGGAACTGGTTAGTTCGGCCAATGATAATGCGGTAACGCTATTTCAGGTGCTCGACCATACTTCTACACCAATGGGGGCACGTTTGCTACACCGCTGGATCATTATGCCGCTCAAGGAACTGAAGCCTATTGAGGAACGATTGGGAATGGTGGAGTTCCTGGTGAAAGATGAGGCCCTGGTGGAAGAGTTTTTAAACCACATCAAACAGATTGGTGACCTGGAGCGTCTGATTTCTAAAGTAGGGCTGTTAAAAGTTGGACCAAGAGAATTGTGTCAGCTTAAAAAGGCGTTGTACCATATTGAATCGGTAAAAGAGATTGCAACCGCATCCGGTAACCCCTTCCTTATGGCCCTGGCTGATCAGCTGGACCCTTGTTTAAGCATCAGAGAGAAGCTGGAAAGAGAACTGCAACAGGATCCTCCGGCATTGCTGATCAAAGGAAATGTGATTGCCGATGGGGTGAATGAGGAGCTGGACCGCCTGCGTAAAATTTCTTTCGGTGGAAAGGATTATTTAGTAGAAATTCAAAAAAGAGAAGCGGCAAGTACAGGTATCCCTTCGCTTAAAGTAGCCTTCAATAATGTCTTCGGATATTATCTTGAGGTGACGCATACCCATAAAGATAAAGTGCCTGCCGACTGGATCAGGAAGCAAACCCTGGTAAGTGCAGAGCGCTATATTACTCCTGAGCTGAAAGAATACGAAGAACAGATTCTGGGTGCGGAGGAAAAGATCATGCAGATCGAAGTACGCCTCTATGGAGAACTGATGTTCCTGGTGAGTGCCTATATCAAACAGATTCAGCTGAATGCTTTCTCCATTGCGCAGCTGGATGTATTGCTTTGTTTTGCTCAGCTGGCGGTTAAAAACCACTATGTGAAACCCGTGGTTAACAAGACCAAAAACCTGGATATTAAAGGTGGAAGGCACCCGGTAATTGAAAAGCGGTTACCTGTAGGAGAAGAATACATTACGAATGATGTATTTCTGGACAATGAAACACAGCAGATCATTATCATTACGGGACCCAATATGTCGGGTAAGTCGGCCATACTGAGGCAGACCGGTCTGATTGTGCTGATGGCGCAAATGGGGTGTTTTGTACCTGCAAAAGCGGCTACGCTGGGTCTGGTAGATAAGATATTTACCAGGGTTGGTGCTTCGGATAATTTATCTTCCGGAGAGAGTACGTTCATGGTGGAGATGAATGAAACGGCCAGTATCCTGAACAATATTTCGGACAACAGCCTGATCCTGCTGGATGAGATTGGCCGGGGAACGAGTACCTATGACGGGATTTCGATCGCCTGGGCAATTGCTGAATTCCTGCATACCCATCCTACTGCAAAGCCTAAAACATTGTTTGCGACGCATTACCATGAGCTGAATGAGCTGGCCAATACCATGAGCCGTATCAAGAACTTCAATGTGTCGATTAAAGAGGTGGGCAATAAGGTGATTTTCCTTAGAAAACTGGTGCCTGGTGGTAGTGAGCATAGTTTTGGTATTCATGTAGCCAAGATGGCGGGAATGCCTCCTAAGCTGATCAACCGGGCAAATGAGATCCTTAAAAAGCTGGAGATCGACAGGACCGAGGGGCAGAGCATCAAAGACAGCATTAAAAAAGTACAGAATCAGGCTTATCAGTTACACATGTTTGCAATTGATGACCCGGTATTACTGAAAATAAGAGATACCCTGAATAATCTGGATGTAAATGTATTGACACCGGTAGAGGCTTTGCTAAAACTGGATGAAATACAACGGATAATTAAAGAATAA
- a CDS encoding menaquinone biosynthetic enzyme MqnA/MqnD family protein — MNKIKISAVSYTNTKPFIYGIEHSELINKIDLSLDIPTDCAAKLINGQVDIGLIPVAAIPMVPNANIVADYCIGSVGAVNSVFVFSNVPFQEIKTVRLDSHSRTSNNLAKVLLKFHWKQEVSYTTDPEAKTDAMVLIGDRTFGKKANYPYAYDMGEEWMKFSGLPFVYAAWVANKAIPETFITEFNEALATGLSHRAELLRELPAIPDFDLDDYLMHKLDFELTEKKREALSLFLSYIEQL; from the coding sequence TTGAATAAGATTAAAATTTCCGCAGTTTCTTATACCAATACTAAACCCTTTATTTATGGGATTGAGCATTCGGAACTGATTAATAAGATAGATTTAAGTTTAGATATCCCTACAGATTGTGCTGCAAAACTCATTAATGGTCAGGTCGATATAGGCCTGATTCCGGTGGCTGCAATTCCAATGGTACCCAATGCAAATATTGTTGCAGATTATTGTATCGGTTCTGTTGGTGCGGTAAATTCGGTGTTTGTGTTCAGCAATGTCCCTTTTCAGGAAATCAAAACGGTAAGGCTTGATAGTCATTCCCGTACTTCCAACAACCTGGCTAAGGTGTTGTTAAAGTTTCACTGGAAACAGGAAGTCAGCTATACCACCGATCCGGAAGCGAAGACCGATGCAATGGTTTTGATTGGCGACCGGACTTTTGGTAAAAAGGCGAACTACCCCTATGCCTATGATATGGGAGAGGAATGGATGAAGTTCAGCGGACTTCCTTTTGTATACGCGGCCTGGGTGGCCAATAAAGCTATTCCTGAGACATTTATTACTGAATTTAACGAGGCATTGGCCACCGGTCTTTCCCATCGTGCGGAGTTGCTGAGAGAATTGCCGGCCATTCCGGATTTTGATCTTGACGACTACTTAATGCATAAACTGGATTTCGAACTGACGGAAAAAAAGCGGGAAGCTTTAAGCCTGTTTCTGTCCTATATTGAACAGTTGTAG
- a CDS encoding histidine phosphatase family protein has translation MDKELYIIRHGETELNRQGIVQGRGINSDLNDTGRAQAAAFYATYKEVPFDKVYTSALKRTHQTVQGFIDAGLPWEQLSGLDELAWGIWEGKTNDEHAITAFKSIMEKWQSADYDARFEGGESPADVIVRQKEALKVITAAKNEKTILICMHGRAMRLFLCLLTGRPLSEMTEFPHQNTTLYKIQMTGDQFVITEFNNTDHLK, from the coding sequence ATGGATAAAGAATTATACATCATCAGACATGGTGAAACAGAACTAAACAGACAGGGTATCGTACAGGGAAGAGGGATCAATAGTGACCTTAATGATACCGGAAGAGCACAGGCAGCTGCATTTTATGCCACTTATAAAGAGGTTCCTTTTGATAAGGTTTACACTTCAGCACTGAAACGTACCCACCAGACGGTACAAGGTTTTATTGATGCCGGATTACCATGGGAGCAATTGTCAGGACTTGATGAGCTGGCCTGGGGCATCTGGGAAGGTAAAACAAATGATGAACATGCCATTACAGCTTTTAAAAGCATCATGGAAAAATGGCAGTCGGCAGATTATGACGCCCGTTTTGAAGGAGGGGAAAGCCCGGCAGATGTCATTGTCCGTCAGAAAGAAGCACTGAAAGTCATCACTGCTGCAAAAAATGAAAAAACGATTTTAATCTGCATGCATGGGCGCGCAATGCGCCTGTTCCTTTGTTTACTTACGGGCAGACCATTGAGCGAAATGACAGAGTTTCCTCACCAGAATACCACCCTTTATAAAATTCAAATGACCGGAGATCAGTTTGTGATCACTGAGTTTAACAATACGGATCATTTAAAATAA
- the mqnE gene encoding aminofutalosine synthase MqnE translates to MDANSKLALLLNDTGLSAELKAIANKVQNQERITFDEGVYLYEHAELGYLGVLANYIREQKHGDKTYFNRNFHIEPTNVCVYDCKFCSYSRLIKQREEGWEMSVEGMMDVLKKYDNEPVTEVHITGGVVPKQNLDFYSDFFRRAKAHRPDLHIKALTPVEYYYIFKKAKLSHYDGMKYLQEAGLDSMPGGGAEIFHPEVREKIAHDKCNAEQWLDIHEQAHKLGMKTNATMLYGHIEQFWHRVDHMERLRQQQDKSGGFQAFIPLKFRNQNNQMDHVPEVSVIEDLRNYAIARIYLDNFDHIKAYWAMISRQTAQLSLNFGVDDIDGTLDDTTKIYSMAGAEEQHPAMNTEELVNLIKQVNRKPIERDTLYNVVTDYTDFVFEGSVKPQYYKLPVIN, encoded by the coding sequence ATGGATGCTAATTCAAAGCTGGCCTTACTTCTAAACGACACCGGTCTGTCTGCAGAACTTAAAGCTATTGCCAATAAAGTTCAGAACCAGGAAAGGATTACCTTCGATGAAGGTGTTTACCTTTATGAGCATGCCGAACTAGGCTACCTGGGTGTTTTGGCGAACTATATCAGGGAGCAAAAACATGGCGATAAAACCTATTTTAACCGTAATTTCCATATTGAACCGACCAACGTATGTGTGTACGATTGTAAGTTCTGTTCTTACTCCCGACTGATTAAGCAGCGTGAGGAAGGATGGGAGATGAGCGTAGAAGGAATGATGGATGTGCTTAAAAAGTACGACAATGAGCCGGTAACGGAAGTCCACATTACAGGAGGTGTTGTTCCCAAGCAAAATCTTGATTTTTACAGTGATTTCTTCAGGCGTGCAAAAGCACATCGCCCTGATTTACATATCAAAGCATTGACTCCTGTGGAGTATTACTATATTTTCAAAAAGGCGAAGCTGAGTCATTATGACGGAATGAAATACCTGCAGGAAGCCGGATTGGATTCTATGCCGGGAGGTGGAGCGGAAATTTTTCACCCTGAAGTAAGAGAGAAAATTGCCCATGATAAATGTAATGCGGAACAATGGCTGGATATTCATGAACAGGCACATAAACTGGGTATGAAAACCAATGCAACGATGTTGTACGGTCATATTGAGCAGTTCTGGCATCGTGTAGACCATATGGAACGCTTACGTCAGCAGCAGGATAAATCTGGAGGTTTCCAGGCCTTTATCCCGCTTAAATTCAGAAACCAAAACAACCAGATGGACCATGTTCCGGAGGTTTCGGTGATTGAAGATTTGAGAAACTATGCTATCGCCAGAATCTATCTGGATAATTTCGACCATATCAAAGCTTACTGGGCAATGATCAGCAGGCAGACTGCACAGCTTTCTTTAAACTTCGGGGTAGACGATATTGATGGTACTTTAGATGATACGACCAAAATCTATTCTATGGCAGGTGCTGAAGAACAACACCCAGCAATGAATACGGAAGAGCTGGTAAACCTGATCAAACAGGTAAACCGTAAGCCGATAGAAAGAGATACCCTTTACAATGTAGTCACTGATTATACGGATTTCGTATTTGAAGGATCGGTGAAACCACAATATTATAAATTGCCTGTAATCAATTAA
- a CDS encoding YdeI/OmpD-associated family protein, giving the protein MEKYDPRVDAYIDRAADFAQPILKHIRKLVHQACPELIETIKWGFPHFDYKGTVCSMASFKSHCTFGFWKSKLLPDPNHLLGESKEEAMGQLGRITSVADLPEESIFITYIQNAVILNKEGIKMEKKPAAAKIELVIPDYFAKSLAEAPAAQEHFDKFSYSQKKEYLEWIVEAKTEETRQKRLGTALEWIAEGKSRNWKYQR; this is encoded by the coding sequence ATGGAAAAATACGACCCTAGAGTTGACGCCTATATTGACCGTGCAGCAGATTTTGCCCAGCCAATCCTGAAACACATCCGCAAGCTCGTTCATCAGGCTTGCCCGGAGCTTATAGAAACTATAAAATGGGGCTTCCCTCATTTTGATTACAAAGGAACAGTATGTAGCATGGCCTCCTTTAAGAGCCATTGCACTTTCGGCTTCTGGAAAAGCAAGCTCCTTCCCGATCCGAATCACCTGCTTGGCGAGAGTAAAGAAGAAGCTATGGGACAACTGGGGCGGATTACTTCCGTCGCAGACTTACCGGAAGAAAGCATTTTTATTACCTATATTCAGAATGCCGTCATCCTCAATAAAGAAGGGATCAAGATGGAGAAAAAGCCGGCCGCAGCAAAAATAGAACTGGTAATTCCTGATTATTTTGCCAAAAGCCTGGCCGAAGCTCCGGCAGCACAGGAGCATTTCGACAAGTTCAGTTACTCGCAGAAAAAAGAGTATCTGGAATGGATTGTGGAAGCAAAGACAGAGGAAACCCGTCAAAAAAGACTCGGTACCGCGCTGGAATGGATTGCTGAAGGGAAATCACGTAATTGGAAATACCAGCGTTAA
- a CDS encoding cytochrome-c peroxidase — protein MKKNKLFVIAIIAFSTVLLALAFGLSTIKTVVAVRKPVNFPVPVQVAPALTVEGVTLGQKLFDDPSLSKNGKVACASCHNQVDAYSSAGIKINEGVDAKIMGTRNTPALMNLQWKHSYFRDGRETKLQNTAVNALTSPAEMGETMENVVRKLNSSRVYKQHFLTVFGVEKITEKELTRAIEQYLLSLVSANSRYDQLVAKQKDTFSPDEREGWKLFKRNCASCHSGELFSDESFRNIGTAMAKDPVKKFKVPSLRNVEVSGPYLHDGRFNMLEEVLQYYASGVKADADLDPLMQQHGKAGIPLTATEQKKIIVFLKTLTDHAFINKITLQ, from the coding sequence ATGAAGAAAAATAAACTTTTTGTAATTGCCATTATTGCGTTTTCTACCGTCCTGTTGGCACTTGCTTTTGGACTTTCTACGATAAAAACAGTGGTTGCCGTAAGGAAACCGGTTAATTTTCCAGTTCCGGTTCAGGTAGCGCCTGCATTGACTGTGGAAGGGGTAACGCTGGGACAAAAATTATTTGATGATCCTTCCTTATCCAAAAACGGAAAAGTGGCCTGCGCTTCCTGTCATAATCAGGTTGATGCGTATTCCAGTGCGGGTATTAAAATCAATGAAGGGGTAGATGCCAAAATAATGGGGACAAGAAATACCCCGGCCCTGATGAACCTGCAATGGAAACATTCCTATTTCAGGGATGGCCGGGAAACAAAACTTCAAAATACCGCCGTAAATGCGCTTACCAGTCCGGCGGAAATGGGAGAGACCATGGAGAATGTGGTTAGGAAATTAAACAGTTCAAGGGTGTATAAACAACACTTTCTGACTGTTTTTGGCGTAGAGAAAATTACGGAAAAAGAGCTGACCAGAGCGATTGAACAATATTTACTTTCGCTGGTTTCCGCTAATTCGCGTTACGATCAGTTGGTGGCAAAACAGAAGGATACTTTTAGTCCGGATGAAAGGGAAGGATGGAAACTGTTTAAAAGAAACTGCGCGTCCTGTCATTCCGGGGAATTGTTCAGTGATGAATCATTCAGAAATATTGGGACGGCAATGGCAAAGGATCCGGTAAAGAAATTTAAAGTACCCAGTCTGAGAAATGTGGAAGTCTCTGGCCCTTATTTACATGATGGCAGGTTTAATATGCTGGAAGAAGTGCTTCAGTATTATGCTTCGGGTGTAAAGGCTGATGCAGATCTGGATCCTTTAATGCAGCAACATGGAAAAGCAGGAATCCCTTTAACAGCTACTGAGCAGAAAAAGATCATTGTGTTTTTAAAAACCTTAACGGATCATGCTTTTATCAATAAGATCACTCTTCAGTAA
- a CDS encoding sulfite exporter TauE/SafE family protein: MVSDLIILCIVSFFAGFIDAIVGGGGLLQTPAIMIVLPQYPVATLFSTTKIPSLSGTAFAAWKYSQNVKLNWGLLIYIALAAFTGALFGAYSITLIDNQVIKPAVLVILILVAVYTYFNKKFGVHQEKEHTVLQQVLIGLLFGFVIGFYDGLIGPGTGTFFILAFIALMGYDFLHASAGAKLINMATNIAAICYFGSTGHILYELAIPMAVCNVGGSFLGTKLALLKGNKFIRIFFLIVVFGTILRFAYDIFLKS, encoded by the coding sequence ATGGTTTCAGACCTGATTATACTCTGTATAGTCTCTTTTTTTGCAGGATTTATTGATGCTATTGTTGGTGGGGGAGGTTTATTACAGACGCCAGCCATCATGATCGTTTTGCCGCAGTACCCGGTAGCTACACTTTTCAGTACCACCAAGATCCCTTCTCTTTCCGGAACCGCTTTCGCTGCCTGGAAATACTCCCAGAATGTAAAGCTGAATTGGGGCCTGCTCATCTATATTGCACTGGCCGCATTTACCGGTGCCTTATTTGGTGCCTATAGCATTACCCTGATCGACAATCAGGTCATCAAACCCGCAGTATTAGTTATCCTGATCCTGGTTGCTGTATATACGTATTTCAATAAGAAATTCGGTGTTCATCAGGAAAAGGAACATACGGTGTTGCAACAGGTGTTGATTGGTCTGCTCTTTGGTTTTGTGATTGGTTTTTATGATGGTTTAATCGGGCCTGGAACGGGAACTTTTTTCATCCTTGCCTTTATTGCACTGATGGGTTACGACTTCCTTCATGCCAGTGCCGGGGCAAAGCTGATCAATATGGCGACCAATATTGCGGCGATCTGTTATTTCGGAAGTACGGGGCATATCTTATACGAGCTGGCTATCCCTATGGCTGTTTGTAATGTTGGAGGCTCCTTTTTAGGGACTAAACTGGCGTTGCTGAAGGGAAATAAATTTATCAGGATCTTTTTTCTGATCGTTGTTTTTGGTACGATTCTGAGGTTTGCCTACGATATCTTCCTGAAGTCCTGA